The Oryzias melastigma strain HK-1 linkage group LG20, ASM292280v2, whole genome shotgun sequence genome includes the window NNNNNNNNNNNNNNNNNNNNNNNNNNNNNNNNNNNNNNNNNNNNNNNNNNNNNNNNNNNNNNNNNNNNNNNNNNNNNNNNNNNNNNNNNNNNNNNNNNNNNNNNNNNNNNNNNNNNNNNNNNNNNNNNNNNNNNNNNNNNNNNNNNNNNNNNNNNNNNNNNNNNNNNNNNNNNNNNNNNNNNNNNNNNNNNNNNNNNNNNNNNNNNNNNNNNNNNNNNNNNNNNNNNNNNNNNNNNNNNNNNNNNNNNNNNNNNNNNNNNNNNNNNNNNNNNNNNNNTTCTGTGATTGTACACCTTGTAATTTCTtatcaaaatatcaaaattaaaaaaaaaaaaaacatttaagagatCAGCAACCAGTAACATTTTTCGACAGTTCTGCCTCCTTTACGACTGTCCgagttatttaaataaataactctGCAATTGCACaaatttcctaaaataaaaaagtcatgatGCAACCCTATAATAATCATATATCATcattaaagacaataaaaatcgTATTAATCCAAGTTATATTTGTGTGAACGGATTGGGTAGCCGTTACATATCTGGTAGCAAGActagctccaaccaaatgaattcaattcagctgctgttttttttgcaacacggacgccgccatgttggaaccaaactacgtcagtgattggtccgagtcaatATTTCTGTGGTTCCcacaatcaggagtgagcttgtttggaaggccacacccctaccacttaaaaGTGGGCTCGAGAGAGAAATGTTTGGAACATTCCGGCCAAGACcatctacttttattgagacatctgattgggcaatttataacttgaaaattTGCATAATccaacatgctttttttttattatcatttctctataaaagtctaggattttggcttctagGAGCcggtgggtacttcctgtttggaacgccatggagtccagtcctcatatacagtcaatggggcCTAACTTTGCATCATGAGACCTATGGAAAAATGTctgctcattcctggtcctcgagatctACCCCCCTaactgttttccagatctccaagccctgctAGCTACTAAGAAGCTTCATCAGATGACTCCACGTTCTGATTGAGTGAGCACAACTGGTttaggtaatcagcagcaagctgtGCATGGAGAACTGGAAAACAAGGGGGGTACTAGATCTCAATAACCAGGAATGAGCAGCCCGGGCGCATCTTAGGTAGTGCTTTACTAACTTCTATGAAGGTCTAAAGCGCCTTACAGTCACAGAACCATTCGTGCACATCTTCACTCAATGATGGCACCAGCCTAAAACCAACACAAGCAATGTAATCTTGTTTAAGGACACTGACACAAACCTGAGAtattccaatcagaggtcaaccactCTATCTCTGCACCATGGATCGTGATAACATCATAAGGATTaagggtgtgccaaaatatcgatactgcgatatatcgtgatatttaggCCTGTGATCTCACCAAGTGTCGATCCTTtaatttcatttgaagaggctataaaacattatatttgttATCCTTTAGAGGTTGATAGGGGTTGTCTATGTTTGATGTCAATGCTAGTTGATAGTATTACTAATTTCcacaataaatgattttttaccaATTGCAGCATTGCGATATCACTGATATCATGAGCCATGTGTTGCGTATCGCATCGtaaggtacccagtgattcccagccctaataatgATATGAGCACACttccaaaaactaaataaaaatgcccCAAACACTCTGATAATAGAATTTTAGGGGACGGGTTTGGACCTGTGTGCATGTCTTGGTACTCTGCTCCAAAGTGCCTCCATTGGAACCCATAAACCGGTCCCAGATCTCCCTCCTCTCTCTCCGTGAATCCCAGGTTGTCCAGGAAGGCGCGGGAGCCGTTGGCGTCCCAAATCTTGACGCCTTTGTCCGACAGCTCCTTGGCGTTTGTAGATCCCTGTGACAGTAAAAACCACAAAAGCTCAACGCCTCATTCCTCACGTCATACACAAACAGTTGGGTTTGGGCTTCAGGTCACCTTGATGAACCACAGCAGCTCTTCCAGAATCCCTTTCCAGAAAACTCGCTTGGTTGTCAGTAAAGGAAACTGGTCTAGAAGCATAAGCGGAAAGATTATATTAGGAAATAtttctgcaaacaaacacagattCTCATGGATCAGTTTTCCCAATGTATCAACTTATGGTAAGTTTATATTTATGTCTAATACTTTGTTGAGTTTCCACCAATATTTAccaataataaaaagtattagTATTTACCTCGCAAGCTGTACCTGACCTGAGCACCGAACACGGAGAGAACTCCGGTTCCGGTTCGGTCTCCTTTCCTTTTCCCTTTTAACATGATGTACTTCACCAGGTCGAGATACCCGCGTTCATCACACAAAAGCCCGCACTGGTTCTGCTCGGCGCCCCGCTTGGCCTCGGCCTCACGGGCGGGTTCCCGCCGCTGCTCCTCGCTGTGGATTTCGGAGGTTGCGGGCATTTCGACGAGCCTCAGTTTCAAGAGGTTAGACACAAAATGACGAGGCGGCACAACAACAACCGTCCAGCGGCTTTCCGGTTTATTTTTACCGCGCAATTAGACGCAACGTGATGACGTCAGGACGCGgaaaccagttttttttctcgttttttagttaaaaactgttttaNNNNNNNNNNNNNNNNNNNNNNNNNNNNNNNNNNNNNNNNNNNNNNNNNNNNNNNNNNNNNNNNNNNNNNNNNNNNNNNNNNNNNNNACTGACGTCCAACCCGCCATGACAGCCTGCAGGTAGGTGCCTCTCAATAGCGGAGCAGCGGGCATATCTATGGGGGCGTGTCAAGAGAAATCCGTTCTGATTGGTTAAAATCCACCAACAAGACTTCTTTTTATCTCTGTTGGCATCTAAATAATTTCTAGTCAGTTTTGACAGAACCCAAATCTTCCATGTGACAACCccccttatatatatatattaaaaaaaataataaaattaaaaaaaaaaaaacaggtagtgatttttttttctttctctctttttcctttttattgacAAGTTAGACATTGCAATGCATGgcaatgtatgtatatatacatgtgaagacaaaattaatacaatttagGCAtttgtaaaagagaaaaattagaaaaaaaaacataccacTTCCCGTTGCTGTTCTTCAATAGACTACTCCACCGGATGCaggctaaaaatgtaaaacgtAAGTCCAAAATAATCTTGACTGTGTATATTCTTTCGTTTCCAATTTTGGATTGGTGATAACCATTGACTTTATATTAGGACTGGGATCCCAAAGGATCTGGCACCTTCCTAGTCAACCTGAGATTCacagacagagaggaggagggacCTGACTGGTTGGAGGGCTCAAATGGAGGCAATTTGGAGCACAATACAAAGACATGTAGACAGGTCAAAAGCCTTACCCAAAAGCAATATTGAGAGTAATAAAGGACATTCTTATGTAGTTTTTGGGAGAATGCTTGTGAGGAGATGTTATCATGATCCACAGGCCCAGtgacttccaaacaggaagtaccctctggctccaaaaagctaaactcaactttagattttttttttttattgaaaacccTAGTAAAAAGAGAAATCAGTTCTGGTATAAGcgtttttattgcatttgtttACTGCGTaaacaaactctaaaaatagacatttacaACGAATGACCAAGAAGAACACAAACTGCAGTGGGATTAAAGTAAGAGGTCTACTTTGTGCATTTTTAGAAAAGCTTATaatagtgaaaaaaacattggacTGCATGTTTTCAGCCTCCAATAAAACTGCATGAAAACACGGTTTCATCACTTCGatcctgcagaaaaaacaacatattgtTAGTTATGCCTTGCAATTATAATAGTAACTTTAGAAGAGAGATGATTATAGAAGAGTATTTGCAGAATTTGTTCAAATTATGTGCATGAAACTGAAGCTATTTTAATCCAAAATTGAATTTGGTATGACTTTGATACCTCTTATCTGCTGTTTCTGGAGTTTCAGAGCTTCCTGGACAACATACTGGATGAAGGCCGGGTCATCCACCTTTAGTTCTGCTGGAACCAGAACCTTTACTGGCGCTGAGCCCAGGATGGACACGGTCACACTGCTGTCTGCAGCGAGTTTGCTATTCTTCACCTTCTGCTCTTGGCTCACCTGAAATAAATGAGTTAAACTTTTTGTTGCAACTTAATCTGCAAATAATAACTTTGTAATTCAAcaacaatgtatttatttaaaaactgttgaaatcATACAAACATACTGTTATCACGTTGAAGATGCTACTTGAGTCCACGGTGGTGTTAAACAGCTGGGTGACCCAGTCGTATTTGTCCTGCATGCTGGTGAGCCACCGCTGAGTGTCCGCCGTGTGTCTCTGGACCAACTTCAGTCTGTCGTTGTACTGCAGTCTGGAGGCGTTCAACAGGGTTTGCATCTCCTCCATTTcacgctgcagctgctggacgtGCGGACACTCTGAGAGGAAAACAGTCAACCATCCAACACAGATCTGCATCACTCAACATTCAACTCATTTGAAATTTGAGTTCTGTCAgcgttttaaagacccactccaacgaaaatcgtcttttttgtgtttttaacgtgttcttgtagtatttttctcatagtagaggacctatataaaataatttacaattaaagcGGTAGTATTTCTTAATTCTAATCGTGTTGGATTAGAGAACCGGATAatagaaaatgctcagactaatgactcAGCCTTTTAAGTCTCCTCCCCCCTTGGGCCTACTCTGGCCCGCTCATGCTAGGTATGAGCAATCAACACTCGTGTTGTAGCGAATTGCGATTCTAACTCAAAACTATATGACtagattgatccaatattgcttgtcatctttgcaccgctaatgttagtgTAAGATGGATGTGTATACCGTATTTCTGTCTTTAGTAGACCtggccatcactacactggtAGCGATGGCCGGGAGTAGTGGCTAAGCTAGCTGAGTGGCAAAGCTAGCGGCTCTACACTGCTAGTTCAGCGGATGTTAGTGgatgatcaccgctagctgagcatCAAAATTAgcggctgatcaccgctagctgagaagggaagttagcagctgatcacGGTAACTGAGTGTCAAAATTAGCGGCTGATCATTGCTAGCTGAGCAGGgaagttagcagctgatcacGGTAACTGAGAGCCAAAATTAGCTGATCATTGCTAGCTGAGCGTCAAAATTAGCAGCTGATCATTGCTAGCTGAGAAGGGAAGGTAGCGGCTGATCACGGTAACTGAGAGCCAAAATTAGCTGATCATTGCTAGCTGAGCGTCGAAATTAGCGGCTGATCACGGTAGCTGAGAGCCAAAATTAGCAGCTGATCATTACTAGCTGAGCAGggaagttagcggctgatcacaGCTGAGCGTCGAAATTAGTGGCTGATCATGGCTAGCTGAGAAGggaagttagcggctgatcgCTGTAGCTGAGCCTCAAAATTAGCAGCCAATCATTGCTAGCTGAGCAGGGAAGTTAGCGGCTGATTACTGCTAACCAAGCTGTAAAAAGGGGGGGGTCTGTATTACTTTGGGTGTTGCTTCTGGCAGCGCAGATTCCTCCTGATAGGGGCTCTTCTCAATTTATGACGTCATCTCGTGAGAATCCACTTGTCTTTGTGGGTTGGAAGGGCTGTTGCTCTGAGCGCAGAGCGTTTTTAGAGGGATGCTTAGAAATTTTTGccccaaaaaattgaaaatcggAATctaggaacaattttacaatgatcaaaatatagttggagtgggactttaaagatggCCAAAAATCTGTACACTCTGATCAATAACCTAGAAGAGTTgtgacaaaataataaacagaatAATTTCTTTAGATGATCATTGAAAGTTTGATTTATCCTTAAACGTATTACTTTCGTACCTGAAGATGATCAGGAAAAATCTACACCAAATTTACCAACAGACTACATATTATTTTGGAAAGTTGGCAATAATAGTGATTTATTTGCTCTGTGTTTTGATACTTTACCTCTTATTATATTCTCTTTGCAGGCCTCACACAAGTCttggagcttccagcactcgGACGCTTGTCTGCGGAGCCGCCTGCACAGAGATCCACTAGGCTGTTCAAAAGTAGAAAGCGAGCCTGCGTCTTTTTACATTGACATAAAACATTGTTACTCAAATGTCCACAGACGTCAGCAAACACATTTCCTCACGTCATGGATCAGATACCTCTGCTTGAAGGACGCAAAAACCCATCCGGTTCTTGGATGTCTCCCATCATCATGTCAACCAGGGAGGAGCTGAATTCTTCCAGCGCCTCCTTTCCATATTCATACCCCGAAACAAGGAGGTGATCTAAGCTAAACGCTTTGAAGAACCCATTGTTTGCTCCATCCGGCGCCACTGAGCTTATTTGGAGCTCTGAGCTGAAGGAGTGACCAAACACCTCCTGCATCTTCTTCACTGCCGTGACGCTGTGGTTGTACAGGATGCTGATGTTGGACAGCAGCTGGGAGAACGACGCTTCAGCCTGGAGAACCTCCAGGTTGTCTTCTGTGACCTGGTTTTCAGCTGTCCTGTCCGGATCATAAGCA containing:
- the LOC112151402 gene encoding clusterin-like protein 1, whose translation is MQKLSAPVLCMAVVVLYVAASPPPSEDELKKLSAAGEPFVEEEVKQTFLGVKQVKVMMEKKEEKHKRLMEALKHGSDKKMGVMQLAKEMEHKLEEAEQQCRDSTKSSLEECKPCLEDACKAFYTSACRRGFASFSFKVEEFFRKMVAQTEAAYDPDRTAENQVTEDNLEVLQAEASFSQLLSNISILYNHSVTAVKKMQEVFGHSFSSELQISSVAPDGANNGFFKAFSLDHLLVSGYEYGKEALEEFSSSLVDMMMGDIQEPDGFLRPSSRDAGSLSTFEQPSGSLCRRLRRQASECWKLQDLCEACKENIIRECPHVQQLQREMEEMQTLLNASRLQYNDRLKLVQRHTADTQRWLTSMQDKYDWVTQLFNTTVDSSSIFNVITVSQEQKVKNSKLAADSSVTVSILGSAPVKVLVPAELKVDDPAFIQYVVQEALKLQKQQIRGSK